From the genome of Thermogutta terrifontis, one region includes:
- a CDS encoding nucleotidyltransferase family protein, which produces MVRKVVILARGLGTRMQKEDQSVVLDEQQTQAARKGLKALIPLANGRVFLDYLLSSVADAGYSEACLVVAPEHEELRRRYQEEIPLRRLKITFAVQEKPLGTANAVAAAEEFAGDDDFIMINSDNYYPVAALTGLRELKGAGVALFDQDTMLTRSNIAAERIKAFAVGLVGSDGRLVRILEKPTAEVLSQLRRPLWLSMNCWRFRPSIFEACRRIDLSPRGEYEITDAVQYAIDRLGEEFRTVLVREPVFDMTSRSDIPSMAARLADVPVVL; this is translated from the coding sequence GTGGTTCGGAAGGTTGTCATTCTCGCGCGGGGACTCGGGACGCGGATGCAAAAGGAAGATCAATCGGTAGTTCTGGACGAGCAACAGACTCAGGCCGCCCGAAAAGGATTAAAGGCACTCATTCCCCTCGCCAACGGACGGGTTTTTTTGGACTATTTGCTTTCATCGGTGGCAGATGCGGGCTACAGCGAGGCGTGCCTGGTGGTAGCTCCCGAGCATGAGGAGCTTCGCCGCCGGTATCAGGAAGAAATACCTCTCCGGCGATTAAAAATCACCTTCGCGGTTCAGGAGAAGCCGTTGGGGACAGCTAATGCCGTGGCGGCAGCGGAAGAATTTGCCGGCGATGATGACTTCATCATGATTAATTCCGACAACTACTATCCTGTTGCAGCATTGACCGGCCTCCGCGAGCTGAAAGGAGCCGGAGTGGCCCTCTTTGATCAGGACACCATGCTCACGCGGAGCAACATTGCGGCGGAGCGCATCAAAGCGTTTGCCGTGGGACTTGTGGGAAGCGATGGGCGACTTGTTCGCATTCTGGAAAAACCTACCGCGGAAGTGCTGAGCCAATTGCGGCGCCCTTTGTGGCTGAGCATGAATTGCTGGCGTTTTCGGCCATCAATCTTCGAAGCCTGTCGACGGATTGATCTTTCGCCCCGGGGGGAATACGAAATCACTGACGCAGTCCAGTATGCGATCGATCGATTGGGCGAAGAATTTCGGACGGTTCTCGTGCGAGAACCTGTTTTCGATATGACAAGTCGGTCGGACATTCCGAGCATGGCGGCGAGATTGGCCGATGTTCCTGTTGTGCTGTAA
- the hisC gene encoding histidinol-phosphate transaminase, translating to MSRSAVDFIRKNILEMAGYVPGEQPQEAGYVKLNTNENPYPPSPAVGDAIVEVLRRGLQKYPDPLATVFRVEAAKLLGVEPDWILTGNGSDDILTIVTRAFVGEGDYIRLAYPSYILYRVLSQLQNGAWEEVFFQGDWTLTNDFLASNPRLKLIFLANPNSPSGTMIPPAVISRWIEQLPCPILIDEAYVDFAAESCVDLVKLSDRVMVSRSLSKSYALAGLRFGYLVAQPHIIEQLRKVKDSYNCDALSIAGATAAIRDQNWLLETTRKVIRTRERMTEELRALGFDVVPSQANFVWCTRKDRPVKPIYEELKRRKVLVRYMDYPGWGDGLRISVGTDSEVDCLLERLQEVLSTDGK from the coding sequence ATGTCGAGAAGTGCTGTTGATTTTATTCGCAAAAATATTCTTGAGATGGCGGGATACGTTCCGGGTGAGCAGCCGCAGGAAGCGGGTTACGTCAAGCTCAATACAAACGAAAACCCGTACCCGCCCTCGCCCGCCGTTGGGGATGCCATTGTTGAGGTATTACGGCGCGGACTGCAGAAATATCCAGATCCATTGGCAACGGTGTTCCGGGTAGAGGCGGCCAAGCTTCTGGGAGTGGAGCCGGACTGGATTCTCACGGGAAACGGAAGCGACGATATTCTGACGATTGTCACCCGGGCTTTTGTGGGGGAAGGCGACTATATTCGACTGGCTTATCCCAGCTATATTCTCTATCGTGTTCTCTCGCAGCTGCAAAATGGCGCGTGGGAAGAGGTCTTTTTTCAGGGTGATTGGACTCTGACCAATGACTTTCTGGCGTCTAATCCGCGATTGAAATTGATATTTCTGGCAAATCCGAACAGCCCGTCGGGAACAATGATCCCTCCGGCTGTGATATCGAGGTGGATTGAACAACTTCCATGTCCTATCCTCATAGATGAGGCCTATGTCGATTTTGCTGCCGAGAGTTGCGTCGATCTGGTGAAACTGAGCGATCGCGTAATGGTTTCCCGGAGCCTCAGTAAATCGTATGCCCTGGCGGGCCTGCGGTTTGGATATCTGGTCGCGCAACCGCATATCATTGAACAACTTCGCAAGGTAAAGGACTCTTACAATTGCGATGCCCTCTCGATCGCTGGAGCTACCGCTGCGATTCGGGATCAGAATTGGTTGCTGGAGACGACCCGAAAGGTCATCCGGACACGAGAACGAATGACGGAGGAATTGCGCGCTCTGGGATTTGACGTGGTACCATCTCAGGCGAACTTCGTTTGGTGCACGAGGAAAGACAGGCCGGTAAAACCCATTTATGAAGAGCTCAAAAGACGTAAGGTCTTAGTGCGTTATATGGACTACCCGGGTTGGGGCGATGGGCTGCGGATATCCGTGGGAACTGACAGCGAGGTAGACTGTTTGCTGGAACGATTACAAGAAGTTTTAAGCACGGACGGGAAATAA
- a CDS encoding DUF1570 domain-containing protein gives MILTWSSSEIILLTRDGSVKHIPRSLAADFRKTSDTLVPLPIHDVRSQLQREFGTEYRVESTTHYLVVLPASANSQWGSVFESLFREAWRFAAQRKLPVTKPVFPLVAVVYRDRRAFENSPEFRRFKSHESQVLGLYDVLSNRCLTFDRQATQNPAWSTVGSESTENVLRHEAFHQFAANTGLLGRFTATPSWLAEGLAMMFEDSPQGGTDLPSLAASNSLRRIAVQSLSGLPPGWLQNIVASDGWFDIQPRKAYLASWAAVSYLSDRHLSQFVGYLRCVQNRPPFQAYPSAARIRDFEASFGRNWGNLERNIVEYVTK, from the coding sequence ATGATCCTGACCTGGAGCTCTTCCGAGATCATTCTCCTGACTCGGGATGGCTCAGTAAAACATATCCCCCGCTCCCTGGCTGCTGATTTTCGCAAAACATCGGATACTTTGGTGCCGCTGCCCATTCATGACGTTCGGTCGCAGCTGCAACGCGAATTCGGTACCGAATACCGGGTAGAGAGCACGACGCACTACCTCGTCGTTCTGCCGGCCAGCGCAAATTCGCAGTGGGGTTCCGTTTTCGAATCACTGTTTCGTGAGGCATGGCGGTTCGCAGCACAGCGCAAACTGCCGGTCACAAAACCTGTTTTCCCACTTGTCGCGGTCGTTTATCGGGACAGAAGAGCATTTGAGAATTCGCCCGAGTTTCGCCGCTTCAAATCACATGAGTCCCAGGTACTTGGCCTTTATGACGTGTTGTCGAACCGCTGCCTCACCTTTGATCGGCAAGCTACCCAAAACCCAGCGTGGTCAACTGTCGGTTCGGAATCGACAGAGAATGTGCTTCGGCACGAGGCATTTCACCAGTTCGCGGCCAACACCGGGTTGCTTGGTCGATTCACCGCGACGCCATCCTGGCTCGCGGAGGGACTGGCCATGATGTTCGAGGACAGTCCTCAAGGTGGCACCGACTTGCCCTCATTAGCCGCGAGTAATTCGCTGCGGCGAATTGCCGTTCAGTCGCTGTCCGGGCTTCCTCCAGGGTGGCTTCAGAACATCGTGGCGAGCGACGGCTGGTTCGATATCCAGCCACGAAAGGCCTACCTGGCCTCCTGGGCTGCAGTTTCCTATTTGAGCGACCGGCATCTTTCCCAGTTCGTCGGGTATCTTCGGTGCGTCCAGAACAGGCCGCCGTTTCAAGCCTACCCAAGTGCAGCCCGCATCAGGGACTTTGAAGCAAGTTTTGGGCGAAACTGGGGCAATCTGGAACGGAATATCGTCGAATACGTCACCAAGTAG
- a CDS encoding amidohydrolase family protein has product MTHFTRRETLKVLGTLGTMGFLGTTSGGMPTVEVPKIPGASDVRRTIFTKVWETPLIDSHEHLPDEQDVLRGPGGKTQEQWTVILHHYLDSDLRSAGMTRAEYDSFFQQPGAPEEKWRILAPYWPAVRNTGYGLAVRIAMKELYGIEDLSEKTVLQLPEKFETTRRPGFYQHILCDLAKIDSCQVNTGTFHESRQPLLLLQDISIVGMFAGPNLRAFGSPTGIQVTTLSDWYRVIDWWFERYSRYAVAVKSQNAYSRNIDYEKVPQERAEPIFAKRLRGEVLSPEEQKALEDHLFWYAVRKATENHLPVKLHTGYYAGDNYMPLSRLLHNASAACDLCRLSPETTFVFMHICYPYYEELISVAKHYTNAYVDMCWSWIINPVAAKDFLKKFLVTAPANKIFTFGGDYRPVEPVLGHALIARQGIALALCELVEEGWLSLDDALRLVDPIMHENARRVFQIEEKKQNLRSAPWFRQD; this is encoded by the coding sequence ATGACTCACTTCACACGTCGGGAAACGCTGAAAGTGCTGGGGACCCTGGGAACCATGGGCTTTCTGGGGACTACGTCCGGCGGAATGCCAACCGTGGAAGTCCCCAAAATACCAGGAGCCAGTGACGTTAGGCGAACAATATTTACGAAAGTTTGGGAAACGCCTCTGATTGATAGCCACGAACATCTTCCTGACGAACAGGATGTCCTGCGCGGACCGGGGGGCAAAACCCAGGAGCAGTGGACGGTTATTTTGCACCATTATCTTGATTCTGACCTGCGCTCTGCAGGAATGACGCGAGCGGAATACGATTCCTTCTTCCAGCAACCGGGAGCACCCGAGGAAAAGTGGCGTATTCTCGCCCCTTACTGGCCAGCTGTCCGCAATACTGGCTATGGCCTGGCCGTCCGGATTGCCATGAAGGAACTTTACGGGATCGAGGATCTATCGGAGAAAACCGTCCTCCAACTTCCCGAAAAATTCGAAACCACGCGTCGCCCCGGTTTCTATCAACACATTTTGTGCGATCTTGCGAAGATTGACTCCTGTCAGGTCAATACCGGGACCTTCCACGAGTCGCGCCAGCCCCTCCTGCTGCTGCAGGACATCAGCATCGTGGGGATGTTTGCCGGTCCCAACCTGCGGGCATTCGGATCACCGACGGGTATCCAGGTCACGACTCTGAGTGACTGGTATCGGGTCATCGACTGGTGGTTCGAACGTTATTCACGATATGCCGTGGCCGTTAAATCGCAAAACGCGTATAGCCGTAACATCGATTACGAAAAGGTGCCTCAAGAACGGGCGGAACCCATATTCGCGAAACGCCTTCGTGGCGAGGTGCTCAGCCCGGAGGAACAAAAAGCCTTGGAAGATCACCTGTTCTGGTATGCCGTCCGAAAAGCGACAGAGAATCACCTTCCCGTGAAACTCCATACAGGCTACTATGCGGGCGATAATTACATGCCACTTTCACGACTTCTCCATAATGCCAGCGCAGCCTGTGATCTTTGCCGCCTGTCGCCGGAGACAACGTTTGTCTTCATGCATATTTGCTATCCTTATTACGAGGAACTGATCAGCGTAGCCAAACATTACACGAACGCCTACGTGGACATGTGCTGGAGTTGGATCATCAACCCGGTGGCTGCCAAGGACTTTCTCAAGAAGTTCCTCGTTACCGCGCCCGCCAACAAGATCTTCACGTTCGGCGGCGACTACCGCCCTGTGGAGCCTGTTCTTGGTCACGCCCTCATTGCCCGACAAGGGATTGCCCTGGCCCTTTGCGAACTGGTGGAAGAAGGATGGCTGAGCCTAGACGATGCGCTCCGGCTTGTTGACCCAATCATGCACGAAAATGCACGGCGGGTCTTTCAAATAGAAGAGAAAAAGCAGAATCTTCGTTCGGCACCCTGGTTCAGGCAGGACTGA
- a CDS encoding DUF1559 domain-containing protein, with protein MAESLFTIECPTCLARLRVRRLEAIGAIWPCPRCGSLVQVTPPPGWQPPASTGSRSDSPDGQHFAESPLEESPKAGPSLEKHAAQTAETGAPERPTPSGGSAESPRAETGEKPAEPSVLSSSGVEESATITTTNEGASGRRRWIAVVALLVLAACITGISLRFLVPRRAGPVEPAPVPQEEREPATAEQIQEAKPVPPGQWILEAAGEDITEVFGMDDKVPPADALLQFLQVPLELEAYRTFAADCQRAMGLKTESLATHLVFGKWRQPYACIFELASDQQVDSLNQFGQELTRYADITLRRLPDSARNLVFAVLDSHTLLVGDVDFLDRILRQHATTEKSEKKSQHPLANVLNDARHFQVFFLGQSHSVCSVFGAKWLAGFPQAFGLLQTLQQKSDTFFAGWALSGDQNRLTVRLSCRRKEDAASLHDQLEKLRLQALEEVKSAEKEENLLAKTAPAGMTPEGWSHTITAVKSFLEHSTVVAEEATVAIEWSSDQQSGSIQNVATTGEAFAQLWHALATTQAFLHAETLGGSLSRYAERQTSFPRAAIGGDLLPPETRLSWISEILPHLGYAEWSKSLQPGYSWNAPQNQPVTKRFLPEVTNPLLGATQRIAGYYDAHIVGVTGVGPDSGNLPLSSPRAGLFNFRQAVRKEDVKDGLSNTLALLPAENHLGPWAAGGTATARGLTKPPYVKGPDGFGSALPDGMLAVMADGSVRFIRRDVDSHVMEQLATIAGGEAINLETVAPAWPGKPLSSQPSVQPQPGAGHESSPRTVQHWPGETPCGQNFPPRGDAANTSIAGLKVQVQIESWPGIPLALALARLTEWSSIPICVDPETLLWDNPSDLGTVALQPGKKTIQQILEEIAGQHDWTVVSCGNLVVLCRPERVSNNVSCHITDPSALVSDKLLQAIITTLDSTFGPSDSGIKYQSNNNERIFQGPFIHVLTIRNFLEQRFPPQSLSEAAAENSALQQIISMNYYEPTPLVDILAALNRLTQVQILVDWPLLLSEEVHPSVPVTCSAHEKPFFKVVQRLAETINATVYILNDKTLLITTHNRFDRPYLRAYPLREVLQQGLTVGALRERVVKECQPQTWYEQGGIGRIFFTEDGQTAIVYQDATAQNEVQRFLQRLSKGSQ; from the coding sequence GTGGCTGAGAGTCTTTTCACAATCGAATGTCCTACATGCCTGGCAAGGCTCCGCGTCCGACGCCTTGAGGCTATCGGCGCGATTTGGCCGTGCCCCAGGTGCGGCAGTCTGGTCCAGGTGACACCTCCGCCAGGTTGGCAACCACCGGCGTCAACCGGCAGCCGGTCGGATTCTCCTGACGGACAGCACTTTGCGGAAAGTCCGCTTGAGGAAAGTCCGAAAGCTGGCCCGTCGTTGGAAAAACATGCTGCTCAAACTGCGGAGACAGGGGCCCCGGAACGCCCAACACCATCGGGTGGTTCGGCGGAGAGCCCACGGGCGGAAACCGGTGAAAAGCCCGCGGAGCCAAGCGTACTATCATCGTCCGGCGTCGAAGAATCAGCAACGATTACCACCACAAATGAGGGGGCAAGTGGCCGCCGCAGATGGATAGCGGTCGTTGCCTTACTCGTGCTCGCGGCTTGCATTACAGGAATCAGCCTTCGATTTCTTGTGCCCCGACGTGCTGGACCGGTGGAGCCTGCCCCAGTTCCGCAGGAAGAGCGTGAACCCGCGACCGCCGAACAAATTCAAGAGGCCAAACCGGTGCCCCCGGGCCAGTGGATCCTGGAGGCAGCCGGGGAAGATATCACAGAAGTTTTCGGTATGGACGACAAGGTGCCACCGGCTGATGCACTTCTGCAATTTCTTCAGGTACCGCTAGAACTGGAGGCTTATCGGACGTTCGCGGCTGACTGCCAGCGTGCGATGGGATTGAAAACGGAAAGCCTCGCCACACACCTGGTTTTTGGCAAATGGAGACAGCCCTACGCCTGCATTTTTGAACTCGCGTCCGACCAGCAGGTCGATTCGCTCAATCAATTTGGACAGGAGCTGACGCGTTACGCCGACATTACACTCCGACGCCTCCCCGATTCAGCGCGGAACCTTGTGTTTGCGGTCCTGGATTCTCACACCCTTTTGGTGGGCGACGTTGACTTCCTGGATCGGATTTTACGGCAGCACGCAACCACCGAAAAATCCGAAAAAAAGTCACAGCATCCGCTGGCAAATGTTCTCAATGACGCCCGGCATTTCCAGGTGTTCTTCCTGGGGCAGTCTCACAGCGTTTGTTCTGTGTTCGGGGCAAAATGGCTGGCCGGTTTTCCGCAAGCGTTTGGACTTCTGCAAACCCTGCAACAGAAAAGTGACACCTTCTTTGCCGGATGGGCCCTCTCCGGCGATCAAAATAGGTTGACCGTCCGCCTGTCGTGTCGCCGAAAAGAAGATGCCGCCTCCCTCCATGATCAACTTGAGAAACTCCGACTTCAGGCCCTGGAAGAGGTGAAATCGGCTGAAAAGGAGGAAAACCTGCTTGCGAAAACGGCACCCGCAGGAATGACCCCAGAGGGATGGTCTCACACAATCACGGCAGTCAAGTCATTTCTGGAACATAGCACAGTTGTAGCGGAAGAGGCGACGGTCGCGATTGAGTGGTCTTCCGACCAACAGTCCGGTTCCATTCAAAATGTGGCGACAACCGGCGAGGCTTTCGCCCAGCTCTGGCACGCCCTTGCCACAACCCAGGCCTTTCTCCACGCAGAAACACTCGGCGGGAGTCTTAGCCGATATGCCGAACGCCAGACGAGCTTTCCACGGGCCGCGATCGGCGGGGATCTTTTGCCTCCCGAAACCAGACTGAGCTGGATTTCAGAAATCCTTCCTCACCTCGGTTACGCCGAATGGTCGAAGAGTCTTCAGCCGGGCTATTCGTGGAATGCCCCGCAAAATCAACCGGTCACCAAACGGTTTCTTCCAGAAGTGACCAACCCTCTCCTCGGTGCAACGCAACGTATTGCCGGATACTACGACGCCCACATCGTCGGTGTTACTGGCGTCGGCCCCGACTCCGGGAACCTTCCTCTTTCCAGTCCCCGGGCAGGCCTTTTTAACTTCCGTCAGGCAGTCAGAAAGGAGGATGTGAAAGATGGGCTCTCCAACACGCTGGCCCTTCTACCAGCCGAGAACCACCTTGGTCCATGGGCGGCAGGCGGAACAGCTACGGCCCGAGGGCTGACCAAGCCTCCGTACGTAAAAGGGCCTGACGGTTTCGGTTCTGCCTTGCCTGACGGTATGCTCGCCGTGATGGCCGACGGTTCTGTACGATTTATCCGCCGCGACGTTGATTCGCACGTCATGGAACAACTCGCTACTATCGCAGGGGGAGAAGCGATTAACTTGGAAACGGTGGCGCCCGCATGGCCTGGTAAACCCTTAAGCAGTCAGCCATCCGTCCAACCACAACCCGGTGCCGGCCATGAAAGTTCACCTCGCACGGTCCAGCATTGGCCTGGCGAAACACCCTGCGGCCAGAATTTTCCACCACGCGGTGATGCGGCAAACACTTCGATCGCGGGGCTGAAGGTTCAGGTGCAAATAGAGTCCTGGCCGGGGATTCCCCTCGCCCTCGCGCTTGCACGCCTGACCGAATGGAGTTCCATACCCATTTGCGTAGACCCGGAAACCCTGCTCTGGGACAATCCTTCCGACCTGGGAACTGTGGCCCTCCAGCCGGGCAAAAAGACGATACAACAGATTCTGGAGGAGATTGCCGGCCAGCACGACTGGACTGTCGTCTCCTGCGGCAATCTGGTGGTGTTGTGCCGTCCCGAAAGAGTCAGTAACAACGTCAGCTGTCACATTACGGACCCATCTGCGCTTGTTTCAGACAAGTTACTCCAAGCGATCATCACAACACTGGATAGCACGTTCGGTCCGTCTGACTCGGGGATAAAATATCAGTCGAACAATAACGAACGGATTTTCCAAGGCCCGTTTATTCACGTTTTAACGATTCGCAACTTCCTCGAACAACGCTTTCCGCCGCAATCGCTCTCGGAAGCCGCTGCGGAGAACTCGGCCCTCCAGCAGATTATCTCGATGAATTACTACGAGCCGACTCCACTTGTCGACATACTCGCCGCGCTCAATCGTCTGACGCAGGTTCAAATACTCGTTGATTGGCCTTTGCTCCTCTCTGAGGAAGTGCATCCCTCTGTGCCGGTAACCTGCTCCGCTCACGAAAAACCCTTTTTTAAAGTCGTGCAGAGGCTGGCAGAAACGATCAATGCGACCGTTTATATTCTGAACGACAAAACCCTTCTCATAACAACACACAATCGTTTTGATCGGCCATATCTTCGCGCCTATCCACTTAGGGAGGTACTCCAGCAAGGGTTGACGGTCGGGGCTTTGCGAGAACGTGTTGTCAAAGAGTGTCAGCCTCAGACCTGGTACGAGCAGGGCGGAATAGGGCGGATTTTCTTCACCGAAGATGGCCAAACCGCAATTGTGTACCAAGACGCTACGGCCCAGAATGAAGTTCAGCGGTTTCTCCAACGACTTTCTAAGGGTTCGCAATGA
- the hisD gene encoding histidinol dehydrogenase → MLKIPWVDCRSEDPAHLLSSLRRKLGVQGDIVSPASRAKTKEVFGEELTPSQVVERICRDVQKRGLAAVLDYCARIDNVKLDAESIRVPADELEKAHRDADPHFLAAVRRIRANVEHYQKAILHRDVVVETVGGYLRERYRPVRRVAVCVPGGAAAYPSTLLMTVVPAQCAGVKEIAVLVPPTKFGAYNPDILATCFELGVNEVYRLGGAHGVAALAYGTESTPKVDKIVGPGNLFVALAKKYVFGEVDIDSIAGPSEVVVIVDGTATPEFVAFDLMAQAEHSPGSSVLIGWEENILRDTLSVLEARLHDMERGDLARSALEEFGAVILAKNAEQACELTNEIAPEHVHIATANPEALAEKIDNAGAIFLGHFTPVALGDYAAGPSHVLPTGGTARFAGPLSANEFLHATSVLHFTQDGLEHLAEDVIMLARREGLTAHLASVEIRRRRAR, encoded by the coding sequence ATGCTTAAGATCCCCTGGGTCGATTGTCGGTCGGAGGACCCGGCTCATTTACTCTCCTCCCTGCGCCGAAAACTGGGTGTTCAGGGAGACATTGTGAGTCCTGCGTCTCGGGCTAAAACGAAAGAAGTTTTCGGGGAGGAATTGACCCCCAGCCAGGTGGTGGAACGCATCTGTCGCGACGTGCAGAAACGCGGCCTCGCTGCCGTTCTGGATTACTGCGCGAGAATCGACAACGTCAAACTCGACGCAGAGAGCATCCGCGTGCCGGCCGATGAGCTTGAGAAGGCTCATCGCGATGCGGATCCGCATTTCCTCGCCGCGGTGCGTCGCATCCGTGCCAACGTTGAGCACTATCAGAAAGCCATTCTCCACCGGGATGTGGTGGTCGAAACGGTGGGAGGCTACCTCAGAGAGCGATACCGTCCAGTCCGGCGGGTGGCGGTTTGCGTTCCTGGTGGCGCGGCGGCTTACCCTTCTACCTTGCTCATGACGGTGGTACCGGCGCAATGTGCCGGCGTCAAGGAGATAGCCGTCCTTGTGCCGCCGACCAAATTCGGAGCCTACAACCCCGACATTCTGGCCACCTGTTTCGAGTTGGGTGTCAATGAAGTGTATCGTTTGGGAGGCGCTCACGGCGTCGCCGCCTTGGCCTACGGCACCGAGTCCACACCCAAGGTGGATAAGATCGTGGGACCGGGCAATTTATTTGTTGCTCTAGCGAAAAAATATGTGTTCGGGGAAGTGGACATCGATTCGATTGCCGGTCCCAGCGAGGTGGTCGTCATTGTGGATGGTACCGCTACGCCCGAGTTTGTGGCTTTCGATCTCATGGCTCAGGCCGAACACTCGCCAGGCTCGAGTGTCCTTATCGGATGGGAGGAAAACATTCTTCGCGATACATTGAGCGTGCTTGAGGCTCGCCTGCACGATATGGAACGGGGTGACCTTGCGCGATCGGCCCTGGAAGAATTTGGTGCGGTTATTCTTGCCAAAAATGCTGAGCAAGCCTGTGAACTGACCAATGAGATTGCACCCGAGCACGTCCACATCGCGACTGCGAACCCGGAAGCCCTCGCGGAGAAAATTGATAATGCGGGAGCTATTTTCCTGGGACATTTCACGCCGGTAGCACTGGGCGACTACGCGGCCGGACCATCCCATGTGCTTCCCACGGGGGGAACAGCCCGATTTGCCGGTCCTCTATCCGCCAACGAGTTTCTCCACGCCACGAGCGTGCTCCACTTTACTCAGGACGGTCTGGAACACCTTGCTGAGGACGTGATCATGCTCGCTCGAAGGGAAGGACTGACGGCTCACCTGGCAAGCGTGGAAATAAGACGTAGGCGGGCTAGATGA
- the hisB gene encoding imidazoleglycerol-phosphate dehydratase HisB: MERTAEITRNTLETNITVRVCLDGQGCGDIETGIGFFDHMLHLLARHSSIDLYIRCRGDLHVDQHHSVEDVGLALGQAVAEALGDKSDIRRYGHFTLPMDETLVTAAIDLSGRPYLVYNVPISQPFIGQFQSELVREFFQAFANQAGANVHLLLHYGTNSHHVAEATFKAFARALRMAVEKDPRGSGIPSTKGTL, translated from the coding sequence ATGGAAAGAACCGCCGAAATTACTCGGAACACCCTCGAAACGAACATAACCGTCCGGGTCTGCCTGGATGGCCAGGGTTGCGGCGATATTGAGACGGGCATCGGGTTCTTTGATCATATGCTTCACCTGCTGGCTCGTCATTCGAGCATCGACCTGTACATTCGATGTCGTGGGGATCTGCACGTCGATCAGCACCACAGTGTGGAGGATGTTGGCCTTGCCCTGGGGCAGGCCGTTGCAGAGGCTCTGGGAGATAAGAGCGACATTCGTCGCTACGGCCATTTTACGCTCCCGATGGATGAGACGCTTGTGACGGCTGCGATTGATCTGAGTGGTCGTCCGTATCTCGTTTATAACGTACCCATTTCCCAGCCGTTTATCGGGCAATTTCAAAGTGAATTGGTTCGCGAGTTTTTCCAGGCCTTTGCAAATCAGGCAGGTGCCAACGTGCATTTACTGCTCCATTACGGCACCAACAGCCATCACGTTGCGGAGGCCACGTTCAAGGCCTTTGCCCGGGCGCTCCGCATGGCCGTGGAAAAAGATCCCCGAGGGTCCGGCATTCCGAGCACCAAGGGCACACTGTAA
- a CDS encoding ComEA family DNA-binding protein, translating to MLSDEIRSIRLADWWTEYVNRQFAKIALCLWIVLNGVLWIVLPYGLGWQPEAACSRRACEFLVDINSADWPELTLLPRIGPILSQRIVADREKHGPFTRAEDLLRIRGIGPGILRGIQPFLKFPENNGGNITPEQRHVARPNG from the coding sequence TTGTTAAGTGATGAGATCCGCAGTATTCGTCTGGCGGATTGGTGGACGGAGTACGTTAATCGACAGTTTGCGAAAATCGCCTTGTGTTTGTGGATTGTACTTAACGGAGTGCTGTGGATTGTCCTGCCTTACGGGTTGGGCTGGCAGCCGGAGGCTGCGTGTTCGCGACGAGCATGTGAGTTCCTCGTGGACATCAACTCGGCGGATTGGCCGGAATTAACGCTTCTGCCCCGCATTGGACCGATTCTCTCGCAAAGAATCGTCGCAGACCGCGAGAAGCACGGCCCCTTCACGAGAGCAGAGGACCTGCTGCGAATTCGGGGCATCGGTCCGGGGATTCTGCGAGGAATTCAACCATTTCTAAAATTCCCTGAAAACAACGGCGGAAACATTACTCCTGAGCAGCGCCACGTGGCCCGTCCGAACGGTTAG